In Chloroflexota bacterium, a genomic segment contains:
- a CDS encoding MaoC family dehydratase N-terminal domain-containing protein — MTSSTTRAEQLAQLETWLGRTTEYEGVDEVTLNDIRRKLEVYCFDCPLHYDAEVARAHGYRTVVAPVSMTGLWGVSPYWTPGEPPPFAPGLRERNGTRRRLEVPEPFSRGFNASSEWEAFEPLYPGDRLRMSTALIMIEPKTTRLGDGVFITSETRTYKHSGELVLVSRSTGFRYDPTPESITAARSAPVEPTPAGEQPAESSPVIDWSRQLRFADVREGDEVPRYHLWLNYQRIVMSVAADRMFSSIHHNREIARAGGLNDIIFNTRGYETIFEITLRRWMGLDGRIRKLGPFRMVKNSHPGDTLSARARVLAKEAQAGEGVIRLEIAIDNPRGEAARGEVAVSLPLE; from the coding sequence ATGACGAGCTCGACGACCCGCGCCGAACAGCTGGCGCAGTTAGAAACGTGGTTGGGGCGCACCACCGAATACGAGGGCGTCGACGAGGTCACGCTTAACGATATTCGGCGAAAGCTCGAGGTCTACTGCTTTGATTGCCCGCTGCATTACGACGCGGAGGTTGCTCGGGCGCACGGCTACCGGACGGTTGTCGCTCCAGTTTCCATGACCGGGCTGTGGGGAGTCTCTCCCTATTGGACGCCCGGCGAGCCGCCACCCTTCGCCCCAGGCCTTCGAGAGCGAAACGGAACCCGCCGTCGCCTCGAGGTACCGGAGCCATTCTCCCGTGGGTTCAACGCATCGAGCGAGTGGGAGGCGTTCGAACCGCTCTACCCCGGCGACCGTCTGCGAATGAGCACGGCGCTCATCATGATCGAGCCGAAAACGACCAGGCTGGGAGACGGGGTCTTCATCACGTCCGAAACCCGCACGTATAAGCACAGCGGGGAGCTCGTGCTCGTATCCCGAAGCACGGGCTTTCGCTACGATCCCACGCCCGAATCCATCACCGCCGCTCGCTCGGCCCCTGTGGAGCCGACGCCGGCCGGCGAGCAGCCAGCTGAGAGCAGCCCCGTCATCGATTGGTCGCGGCAGCTCCGCTTCGCCGATGTGCGCGAAGGCGATGAGGTGCCGAGGTACCACCTGTGGCTCAACTATCAGCGCATCGTGATGAGCGTCGCGGCGGATCGGATGTTTAGCTCGATTCACCACAACCGGGAGATCGCGCGAGCGGGCGGGCTCAACGACATCATCTTCAATACCCGCGGCTACGAGACGATTTTCGAAATCACGCTTCGCCGCTGGATGGGGCTGGATGGCCGAATTCGCAAACTTGGTCCATTTCGGATGGTGAAGAATAGCCACCCCGGCGACACCCTCAGCGCGCGTGCACGCGTCCTCGCCAAGGAGGCGCAGGCCGGAGAAGGAGTGATTCGCCTTGAAATCGCCATCGACAACCCACGAGGCGAGGCGGCTCGGGGCGAGGTTGCCGTGAGCTTGCCGCTCGAATGA
- a CDS encoding CoA transferase, with product MARILDLAPHSAIYAGRLLAEAGHDVVRVEPPGGDAIRRLPPYLGGQPNIELGAYHQFFNAGKRSFTLDAASSEGLAVFRRLAVTADAIIGPLPPALTPDTLHAEQPHLVIAVLINDDIEEICRYARSGMMALTGQPGRVPMLMGGHVLYAATGLWVGVAMASALLTQQLRGVGQILTVDVQQCIEVFNEQAMSTYATTGRRADRRGHRGAITPVSGAFQASDGWWMLSVPNTAERWYRFLEWVQDPVLAANPSYAQEDGREAAKDVILDRIEKWSMSLKMREAVETAQSQGITSTPVQTPLDLVNDPQLTHRGFLQDVAIPNVGTVAAPAGAIASLLGRPASRAPLLGEHTTALLAELGYDGPERLALFERAVV from the coding sequence ATGGCCCGCATTCTCGATCTCGCTCCCCATTCGGCGATCTATGCTGGACGGCTGTTGGCCGAGGCAGGCCACGACGTGGTTCGGGTCGAGCCCCCAGGGGGCGATGCCATCCGCCGTCTGCCCCCGTACCTTGGTGGGCAGCCGAATATCGAGCTCGGCGCGTATCACCAGTTCTTCAATGCCGGAAAGCGAAGCTTCACGCTCGATGCCGCGTCGTCTGAGGGCCTCGCGGTATTCCGTCGACTTGCGGTGACGGCGGATGCCATCATTGGGCCTCTTCCGCCCGCGTTGACCCCGGACACGCTACATGCGGAGCAGCCGCACCTGGTCATTGCGGTGCTCATCAACGACGACATTGAGGAGATTTGTCGCTACGCTCGCTCGGGCATGATGGCCCTGACTGGCCAACCGGGCCGCGTGCCCATGCTGATGGGCGGTCACGTTCTCTACGCCGCGACTGGTCTGTGGGTCGGCGTCGCCATGGCTTCCGCGCTTCTGACCCAACAGTTGCGGGGCGTCGGGCAGATCCTCACGGTGGACGTGCAGCAGTGCATCGAGGTGTTCAACGAGCAAGCGATGAGCACGTACGCCACCACCGGCCGTCGGGCGGACCGCCGCGGCCACCGCGGTGCAATCACGCCCGTCTCCGGGGCATTTCAGGCGTCAGACGGCTGGTGGATGCTGAGTGTCCCGAATACAGCCGAGCGCTGGTATCGCTTCCTGGAATGGGTCCAGGACCCAGTGCTCGCCGCGAATCCTTCGTATGCCCAAGAAGATGGCCGAGAAGCCGCCAAAGACGTGATCCTGGACCGCATCGAGAAGTGGTCGATGTCCCTGAAGATGCGTGAGGCCGTCGAGACCGCCCAGAGCCAGGGGATCACCTCAACCCCGGTGCAAACGCCCCTCGACCTCGTCAACGACCCGCAACTCACCCATCGCGGCTTCCTCCAGGACGTGGCCATCCCCAACGTCGGTACGGTCGCGGCCCCGGCTGGTGCGATCGCGAGCCTGCTCGGCCGACCGGCCTCCAGGGCCCCGTTGCTCGGCGAGCACACCACCGCACTGCTGGCCGAGCTGGGCTACGACGGGCCCGAGCGCCTCGCCCTGTTCGAGCGCGCCGTCGTCTAA
- a CDS encoding CoA transferase, with translation MSLASASRHRERTAPPLDGVRVLDFTHIVAGPFCTRILADLGAEVLHVETRSRTEGMGVHAGRQERRDARVHRNKKSITLNLKHERGQAIAARLASVADVLVENFSSGVMRRLHLDYESLRPSNPSLIYVSMSGFGHTGPRRDWTSMNMNLQGYSGLMLVTGSEGDPPTSVSNSWNDFIGGLHASFGILQVLMERQANGSGMYLDLSQAECSISTLGPLVLCGAANGENAPRLGNRSTSAAPQGCYPCAGGDEWCVISVQTNEQWTALCQLIGASEFGRDPRFASFTGRLRYHDEIDQKIRSWAVDLPKQEVEARLTAAGIPGERVRHADEVVESDDAGLGFHPLRAPGFEKPDLTALLPFTLSVSQRVPPISPATTGQHTHEALSDWLGLTADAIDDLERAGALV, from the coding sequence ATGAGCCTGGCGTCTGCGAGCAGGCACCGGGAAAGGACCGCGCCTCCCCTCGATGGCGTGCGCGTCCTCGACTTTACCCACATTGTGGCTGGGCCGTTTTGCACCCGCATCCTTGCCGACCTGGGAGCGGAGGTGCTGCACGTCGAAACGCGGTCTCGAACGGAAGGCATGGGTGTGCACGCCGGCCGTCAGGAGCGGCGCGACGCGCGGGTGCACCGGAACAAAAAGTCGATCACCCTCAACCTGAAGCATGAGCGCGGGCAGGCGATCGCCGCTCGCTTGGCGAGCGTCGCGGACGTGCTCGTAGAGAACTTCAGCTCGGGTGTCATGCGTCGCCTGCATCTGGACTATGAGTCGCTCCGGCCATCCAATCCGTCTTTGATCTACGTGAGCATGTCGGGCTTCGGCCATACTGGCCCCCGCCGTGACTGGACCAGTATGAACATGAATCTGCAGGGCTATTCTGGACTGATGCTCGTAACCGGGTCGGAAGGTGACCCGCCGACATCGGTCTCGAACTCCTGGAACGACTTCATCGGAGGTCTGCACGCCAGCTTCGGGATCTTGCAGGTCCTCATGGAGCGGCAGGCCAACGGCTCGGGCATGTACCTGGACCTTTCCCAGGCCGAATGCAGCATCTCGACCCTCGGCCCGCTCGTTCTTTGCGGCGCTGCCAACGGGGAAAACGCACCCCGGCTGGGCAATCGCTCCACCTCTGCGGCTCCGCAGGGCTGTTATCCGTGCGCGGGCGGCGATGAATGGTGTGTGATTTCGGTGCAGACGAACGAGCAGTGGACCGCGCTCTGCCAGCTCATTGGAGCATCGGAATTTGGCCGTGATCCGAGATTCGCGAGTTTCACCGGGAGACTTCGATACCACGACGAGATCGATCAGAAGATCCGATCCTGGGCGGTGGATCTCCCGAAACAGGAGGTCGAAGCGCGTTTGACGGCTGCCGGAATCCCCGGGGAGCGCGTGCGCCACGCGGACGAAGTCGTCGAATCAGACGATGCCGGACTGGGGTTTCACCCCCTGAGGGCTCCAGGGTTCGAGAAACCGGATCTGACCGCTCTGTTGCCATTCACGCTGAGTGTCAGTCAGCGGGTGCCGCCGATCTCGCCCGCGACCACCGGGCAGCACACGCATGAGGCGTTGTCGGACTGGCTCGGGCTGACTGCGGACGCGATCGACGATCTGGAACGGGCGGGCGCACTCGTATGA
- a CDS encoding ABC transporter substrate-binding protein, with amino-acid sequence MRWLIGTMGLTMLLAMSCAPASRQAGGSASASQGEATSSTPQKELVVAVRGEPPSIAAQPITGFSGSLERPKELFNGTLDYYDENGTPQPELAQALPKLNTDTWKVLPDGTMDTTYKLKPNLTWHDGTPLSGDDFVFAFQVYSTPSFGVASTPPIGLIQDVTAPDASTVTIKWKSLYPDAAGLGYDFQALPRHILQESYTQMDPIAFAGIPFWTNEYVGLGPYRVTGWEAGAYIAGEAFDAYALGRPKIDRVRVLFISDPDTAVANLMAGSVAFIADPLLSVSQAQTLEQQGAEVLYSPVGMRTTVVQMRPDIVEWDGLLDLRVRTAIAYSLDVPGAIEALTAGKGVLTHTLTSPQVSYYPQIEKVIQKLDYDPRKADQTMSAAGYTKGSDGFFVGSDGQRAQFSDSSSHGDREEMELSVYVDSLRKAGFDVSQNVVSVQQIRDPKYRSLLPGLQLRGGAYQMGSYTSDQIPRPENHWVGDNRGGWSNPTYDRLFEEFNRTLDESEHIAKLAQLERILTTEVPIMPNMFSPYADAFVAGLKGPVARHTPYAGNTGAGAFLHVEKWEWTS; translated from the coding sequence ATGCGATGGCTGATTGGCACCATGGGGCTGACAATGCTGCTGGCGATGAGCTGTGCGCCGGCATCTCGCCAGGCTGGCGGGTCCGCGTCCGCATCGCAGGGTGAGGCCACTTCTTCGACGCCCCAGAAGGAGCTCGTGGTGGCTGTTCGCGGCGAGCCCCCGAGCATCGCTGCACAACCGATCACCGGATTCTCTGGCTCGTTGGAACGGCCGAAGGAGCTGTTCAACGGCACGCTCGATTACTACGACGAGAACGGAACTCCACAGCCGGAGCTTGCGCAGGCGCTGCCGAAGCTGAACACCGACACGTGGAAGGTGCTGCCCGACGGCACCATGGACACGACGTACAAGCTGAAGCCAAACCTCACGTGGCACGATGGAACGCCGCTGTCGGGCGACGACTTCGTGTTCGCGTTCCAGGTCTACTCCACGCCGTCGTTTGGGGTCGCGAGCACACCACCCATCGGGCTGATTCAGGATGTGACGGCGCCAGATGCCAGCACGGTGACGATCAAGTGGAAGTCGCTCTATCCCGACGCGGCCGGCCTCGGCTATGATTTCCAGGCTCTGCCACGGCATATCCTGCAAGAGTCCTACACCCAGATGGATCCGATCGCCTTCGCGGGGATTCCGTTCTGGACGAACGAGTATGTGGGCCTCGGACCGTATCGGGTGACCGGCTGGGAAGCTGGCGCCTACATCGCGGGCGAAGCCTTCGACGCCTACGCGCTGGGCCGCCCAAAGATCGATCGCGTCCGTGTGCTGTTCATCTCTGACCCGGACACGGCGGTCGCGAATCTCATGGCAGGCTCCGTCGCATTCATCGCGGATCCGCTTCTTTCGGTCTCCCAGGCCCAGACTCTCGAGCAGCAGGGGGCCGAAGTCTTGTACTCACCGGTCGGCATGCGCACCACTGTTGTCCAGATGCGGCCGGATATCGTGGAATGGGACGGGTTGCTCGACCTGCGGGTGCGGACGGCAATCGCCTATAGCCTGGATGTGCCAGGGGCGATCGAAGCGCTCACGGCCGGAAAGGGCGTGCTCACCCACACGCTCACGTCCCCGCAGGTGAGCTACTACCCGCAGATCGAGAAGGTCATCCAGAAGCTCGATTACGATCCGCGCAAGGCCGATCAGACGATGAGCGCAGCGGGCTATACCAAGGGATCGGACGGCTTCTTCGTCGGGAGCGACGGTCAACGCGCCCAGTTTAGCGACAGCTCATCCCACGGAGATCGCGAGGAGATGGAGCTGTCTGTGTATGTCGACAGCCTCAGGAAGGCCGGGTTCGACGTCTCGCAAAACGTCGTATCGGTCCAGCAGATTCGTGATCCGAAGTACCGATCGCTCCTACCCGGCCTCCAGCTTCGGGGAGGGGCCTACCAGATGGGGAGCTATACGAGTGATCAGATCCCGCGGCCGGAGAACCACTGGGTCGGCGACAACCGGGGCGGCTGGAGTAACCCGACCTACGATCGACTCTTCGAGGAATTCAATCGAACGCTCGACGAGTCCGAGCACATCGCGAAGCTGGCCCAACTGGAGCGAATCCTCACGACCGAAGTGCCGATCATGCCCAATATGTTCAGCCCGTATGCCGACGCGTTCGTCGCGGGGCTAAAGGGTCCGGTGGCGCGCCACACGCCCTACGCTGGCAACACCGGAGCCGGCGCCTTCTTGCACGTCGAGAAGTGGGAGTGGACGTCGTAA